AGCAAGCAAACACTGCTCGTACTGGCCTACCTGCGCAAGGGTAAAATCTGCGCGGACCTGGCAATCGGGTTCGATATCGTTGTGACCACGATGTTCCGCTATATCCGCGAAGCGCTGGGCGTCTTGTCTGCGCGCGAGGAGCCCTGACGAAGCGATTACCGTCGCGATGCGGAAAACGTTCGTCGCCCTTGACGGGATGCTGTTGCGGAGTGATCGGGGCGGGATGGCCACCGGTCGGGATCACCTGTATTACTCAGGAAAACACACAAGACACGGCGTGAACGCGCAGTTCATCGCCGACCTGGCAGGTAGGTTGATCTGGGTCTTTCCCGCGTTGCCCGGCGCCCGGTATGACAGGGGCACGGCCCGGGACCACAGTCTCATCGTCGTCCTCGACACAGCTGAGTTCCGAGTCGTTGCCGACAGCGCTTATCGCGGCGCGAGCGTAAACGTCGAACTCCAGTAACGTCGCCGAACATGCGAGAACGAACTCGATGACCGTCCTCGCATGGCTACGAACCAGAAGACCGTCAACCTCGCGCATGCTCGGCTACACGGACTCGGCGAACATGCGAACACCCACCTCAAGAGCTGGTAGATCCTCAGCCGCATCCGAGGATGCCCGCACCGCGCGACACTGCTCGTCGACGCGGTGCAGACCCTCATCCATGCAGGTTGACCTCAGGCGGAAAGGACTCAGCGGCACCAGCTCATCAGATGTTCTGAGGTTTCCCACAGGCATCGTAGTTCTGGGAGGTGGTCGGATTATTGTCGGCATCTGATGTCAAGATGTGCTCGTGGGTGGCGTTGAAGCAGTACGAGGCATCGGATACCAGCATGCTCATGCCGTTCTGACCGCACTCGACGTCCTTGGTGACGAAAACCTCGGCGCGATCCGTGTCGAAGGAGTCAAGGACGTGATGGACATCGAAGTCCACTCCACCAACGAGACTGTCGTCCTTGCCAAGCAGGTCAAGGTCCGCAGTGAGGGCTCCCTATGGAGCAAAAAGGCATTGCTGGACGTCATGCGCAAGTGGGCAGGTCTTGATATCGCTGCAGGGTCCTCATTCGAGT
The nucleotide sequence above comes from Actinopolyspora erythraea. Encoded proteins:
- a CDS encoding transposase family protein, which translates into the protein MEHSRQLPSTPQCHRKPATRLPSPHRHHQPPGLIQRSKQTLLVLAYLRKGKICADLAIGFDIVVTTMFRYIREALGVLSAREEP
- a CDS encoding transposase family protein, encoding MATGRDHLYYSGKHTRHGVNAQFIADLAGRLIWVFPALPGARYDRGTARDHSLIVVLDTAEFRVVADSAYRGASVNVELQ